One Esox lucius isolate fEsoLuc1 chromosome 1, fEsoLuc1.pri, whole genome shotgun sequence genomic region harbors:
- the mrps23 gene encoding 28S ribosomal protein S23, mitochondrial — translation MAGSRLEKFGTVFTRVRDLMRSGVVKQSEKPIWYDVYKAFPPKKDPLYIKPVAKIYGKKAEAVPDIFYREDEIRAKFYEVYGTGPRAFDLSKSDFVSTCQRFVEKYMELESQGELEKEFLFEQTGKALLAEGLVLRRRGGPVVVSDTRHPVLGMKLTDMLAELQTDAPGETQTLGGQTPAPVIPQ, via the exons ATGGCTGGAAGTCGACTTGAAAAATTTGGAACCGTGTTCACTCG AGTCAGAGATCTCATGCGTTCTGGAGTCGTGAAGCAGTCTGAAAAGCCCATTTGGTATGATGTGTACAAGGCCTTTCCACCCAAGAAAGACCCACTTTATATCAAACCAGTTGCCAAAATCTATGGGAAGAAAGCAGAAGCTGTGCCTGACATCTTCTACAGGGAAGATGAAATTAGAGC GAAATTCTATGAGGTTTATGGAACGGGGCCCAGAGCTTTTGATCTCTCCAAATCAGACTTTGTTTCAACCTGCCAAAG GTTTGTGGAAAAGTACATGGAGTTAGAGAGCCAGGGAGAGCTGGAGAAAGAGTTCCTGTTTGAGCAGACTGGGAAGGCTCTCCTTGCTGAGGGCTTGGTGTTGAGAAGGAGGGGTGGTCCTGTG GTGGTGTCAGACACCAGGCATCCAGTGTTGGGAATGAAGTTGACAGACATGCTGGCGGAACTGCAGACTGATGCACCTGGCGAAACACAGACATTGGGAGGACAGACACCAGCGCCTGTGATTCCACAGTAA